From a region of the Vanrija pseudolonga chromosome 2, complete sequence genome:
- the SPBC1683.12_0 gene encoding putative transporter: MDEKGDKAQLYAASGVADADAWVRSLGEDELARESRRLKRKVDLRLMPCLFVLLILNYLDRNALSLARVQGIEADLGLKGNNFNTAISVLFCGYIIGQLPSNLVLSRVRPSVYLSVMCVLWGIVSAATAAANNFGHLVVVRFFLGVLESPFFPGALFLLSSWYTKKELALRTSILYCGSYLSGAFAGLIAAGVQKGLKGKRGLTSWQWLFILEGSITVLAGLVAVFILPDYPATTRWLTDREKALAAYRLERDTGMLDKETMPLRQAVKAAVKDYKLWMFALIYATMATAGGYSPFVPTVVNTFGLSPIKTLLLTAPPFLVPVITQPIVSFFSDRGPERCWHYTTPMWFAIVGFILAATTTTTAPRYLSIFFLTGGLSSSFSVLLAWVGSTFARPRTKRAAAYGIINALGNMAQIWSPYMYPKGDGPRYKRAFSVSAVMVALAIALSFILRECMRRENARMEAEAEEDEVEGKYRLVL, from the exons TGCGCtccctcggcgaggacgagctcgcgcgcgagtcgCGCAGGCTTAAGCGCAAG GTCGACTTGCGCCTCATGCCTTGCCTGTTCGTGCTCCTCATTCTCAACTATCTCGACCGCAATGCGCTCAG ccTCGCCCGTGTGCAAGGCATCGaagccgacctcggcctcaagggCAACAACTTCAACACGGCCATCTCTGTCCTCTTCTGCGGCTACATTATCGGCCAGCTACCCTCCAACCTCGTCCTGTCGCGCGTCCGGCCGAGCGTGTACCTGTCGGTCATGTGCGTGCTGTGGGGCAtcgtgtcggccgcgacggccgccgcgaaCAATTTCGGCCACTTGGTGGTTGTGcgcttcttcctcggcgtgctTGAGAGCCCTTTCTTTCCCGGCGCGCTGTTCCTCTTGAGCTCTTGGTATACTAAAAaggagctcgcgctccggACTAGCATT CTCTACTGCGGCTCGTACCTCTCTGGCGCGTTCGCAggcctcatcgccgccggtgTCCAAAAGGGCCTGAAGGGCAAGCGCGGCCTCACGTCCTGGCAGTGGCTGTTCATTCTCGAGGGCAGCATCACGGTCCTCGCTGGCCTGGTCGCCGTGTTCATCCTCCCCGACTATCCAGCCACGACGCGCTGGCTCACGGACCGCGAGAAGGCGCTCGCTGCGTACCGCCTCGAACGGGACACTGGCATGCTCGACAAGGAGACGATGCCGCTCCGCCAGgcggtcaaggccgccgtcaaggacTACAAGTTGTGGATGTTTGCGCTCATCTACGCGACGATGGCTACCGCTGGAGGGTACTCCCCGTTCGTGCCGACTGTTGTCAACACCTTCGGCCTGAGCCCCATCAAGac cctcctcctcaccgcaCCCCCCTTCCTCGTCCCCGTCATCACGCAGCCCATcgtctccttcttctccgaCCGCGGGCCCGAGCGCTGCTGGCACTACACCACGCCGATGTGGTTCGCCATCGTCGGCTTCATCctggccgcgacgacgacgaccacggcgccgcggtaCCTCTCCATCTTCTTCCTGACTGGCGGGCTGAGCTCGAGCTTTTCGGTCCTGCTCGCGTGGGTCGGGTCGACTTTCGCCCGACCGCGCacgaagcgcgccgccgcgtacgGGATCATCAATGCACTGGGGAACA TGGCACAGATTTGGTCGCCGTACATGTATCCCAAGGGCGACGGTCCGCGGTACAAG CGCGCATTCTCCGTCTCGGCGGTCATGGTCGCACTCGCGATAGCGCTCAGCTTCATCCTGCGCGAGTGCATGCGGCGGGAGAACGCGCGCAtggaggcagaggcagaggaggacgaggtggagggcAAGTATCGCCTCGTGCTGTAA
- the myo52_1 gene encoding Myosin-52 gives MSLTSIASAATPDDLASLEDQTSETLTTALAQHFNRKQVYVRCGPVTIALNPNDPDMGIYTEQVRRQFAEAVVDASDTHVYGTAEQALRSLSAEGSQNQTIVITGESGSGKTVTCGHILQYLWERGQVQHSLPTLLSDIEVVLGAFGNAPTSHNQNSSRYAKLVNVHFDPSNTKVVGTSISASLLELGRVTAAPDATFHILRHVANDDKAELAPIDAALKSFGLEPETQEQVWSILRGIRHLVDGEQGPDKDSVGRAADALGLKRYALSRALSHRSVRGIATARSPEEVVAARYGLVRTLYGRLFEWLVSLINTTLKATFAKLDHAEEGVPTKDITVVDIFGFEQFGTNTLSQFLINWANEHLLQALYSVVLHRQREEYVADGIAMGEAPNLPSCTATLQEIARCLNDASKIRTAAAGQSVQAFEVNLSKLKLDGLTAHGVGDFIVDHYAGQVRYTTTDFTSANAERVDTTIDSLLALSTTPLVIELAKAGEIDRRGAIPTIAASFSTSLKSLNDQLSSTQTRYIHCIKPNKLAEKWRFDQELVTQQVTACGIVQVARFARDCGPHRLDHSYFVQRFGPLLAPIVEEKALQASDTHPSLFLKTKLPEAVSYLNSIAQVEHGVQLGKAYVYLNSGAVNVLQPKLSKEHKRYVWIGQRARTQLARQRLERKRADLAAAIAKAKAEAEAKRLHEEAEAKARAEAEARAKAEAEAKAKAEAEAKVRAEAEAKARAEAEARAAAEAEARAVAAEEARRKAEAEEKIRRAAQEEQQRQLAEARERAIAEGHEKNAQAEARRRAEAETQAKLFDKGPGAASYAIPAAAAAVAAAAAGAAAVSSRSRKPVPPSSSLPYLADDAFADAPEEPHVEPSALAYLDQAEVPTTPAEKQVTPNSTGSSTSARSQSSARYRRGSTSSTTATSAQAISDAEKDTSVSAIVVDEDDNDELVTDDTESTVGPAVPGKPSPSSWKSSQRKNTKPRMSSDKELPALPDTPTKAPSKPVENPPSPTITKAALTTPVKVAETPVKVAVSPSTAATPLRTPKSESDGPGSAVITRPSPRGVLTPSGRSINSPSAALPSASPPALAPLAPLNYSLRALSPNGNIHMVTPPPNLWKPLPLRPNTKRERRRSLLIDRGVEQVIVDGLVTRLVRPTEDLAVAAAAAMLLALSITRLFELGEDSLGQHVASQIVRTVWWSIKDVDTMPPLKEVWWHAVLASSTVRLLPEDVAGRTELPGLIRSVTSRILVHPALINAAGFNQRVILECETERLEPGLDRLWSSLDQLPQDLMDGSALVSVERSFLEVVGNVVKMPKLDPKHGLLIKEGLGIVSDWRLTHSIPSQTFEAFAKMLFEDLTSSSPSPEFQHALAQLRRSTKYKNTKQAADLALQRLMPDAPFDSMTPRLEAALGAYLNTITPPVDVDDAANHFPGKILATVLPWLRAAAA, from the exons ATGTCGTTGACGTCTATCGCGTCGGCAGCCACGCCAGACGACTTGGCGTCCCTCGAGGACCAGACAAGTG AAACACTCACTACGGCCCTCGCACAGCACTTTAACAGAAAACAGGTCTACGTCCGCTGTGGTCCCGTCACT ATCGCGCTGAACCCCAACGACCCCGATATGGGCATCT ATACCGAGCAGGTCCGAAGACAgttcgccgaggccgtcgtcgacgccagcgacaCGCACGTGTACGGCACGGCGGAGCAGGCGCTGCGCAGTCTGAGCGCCGAGGGGAGCCAGAACCAGACGATTGTGATCACTGGCGAAAG TGGATCTGGAAAGACAGTCACCTGCGGACATATCCTCCAGTACCTGTGGGAGCGGGGCCAGGTGCAGCACTCGCTCCCGACATTACTGAGCGACATTGAggtggtgctcggcgcgttcgGCAACGCGCCAACAAGCCATAACCAGAACTCGAGTCGCTACGCAAAGCTCGTCAAC GTACACTTCGACCCGAGCAACACCAAGGTGGTGGGCACGTCCATCTCCGCCTCTCTACTCGAGCTGGGTCGCGTGACGGCCGCGCCGGACGCGACGTTCCACATCTTGCGACAcgtcgccaacgacgacaaggccgagcttgcgcccatcgacgccgcgctcaagtCGTTCGGGCTGGAGCCCGAGACACAGGAGCAGGTGTGGTCGATCCTCCGCGGTATCCGGCACCTggtcgatggcgagcaaGGCCCAGATAAGGACTCTGTTGGGCgggcggccgacgcgctgggATTAAAGCGCTATGCGCTGAGCCGCGCGCTCAGCCACCGCTCCGTGCGTGGTATTGCTACGGCGCGTAGTCCCGAGGAggtggtcgcggcgcggTATGGCCTTGTGCGGACACTCTACGGCCGTCTGTTCGAG TGGCTCGTGTCGCTCATCAACACGACGCTCAAGGCGACCTTTGCTAAACTCGACCACGCAGAGGAGGGTGTCCCAACCAAGGACATCACTGTCGTCGACATT TTCGGTTTTGAGCAGTTTGGCACGAACACGCTGTCGCAGTTCCTGATCAACTGGGCCAACGAGCATCTGCTGCAAGCT CTCTACAGCGTTGTCCTTCACCGTCAACGCGAGGAGTACGTTGCCGACGGCATTGCCATGGGCGAGGCACCCAACCTGCCAAGCTGCACGGCCACGCTGCAGGAGATTGCACGCTGCCTCAACGACGCGAGCAAGATccgcaccgcggcggcgggtcaGAGTGTCCAGGCGTTCGAGGTCAACCTGTCGAAGTTGAAGCTCGATGGCCTGACGGCACACGGCGTGGGCGACTTTATTGTCGACCACTATGCTGGCCAGGTTCGGTACACGACCACGGACTTCACCTCAGCCAACGCTGAGCGCGTAGACACAACTATTGACTCATTGCTCGCTCTCTCCACCACACCACTTGTCATCGAactcgccaaggccggcgagattgaccgccgcggcgcgatcCCCACCATCGCGGCTTCATTCTCCACATCGCTCAAGTCGCTCAATGACCAGCTATCGTCCACTCAGACCCGTTACATCCACTGCATCAAGCCAAACAAGCTGGCGGAGAAGTGGAGATTTGACCAGGAGCTCGTCACGCAGCAGGTGACTGCCTGTGGTATTGTCCAGGTCGCCCGCTTCGCCCGCGATTGCGGCCCACATCGCCTCGACCACTCCTACTTTGTCCAGAGATTTGGCCCGCTTCTTGCGCCGATTGTCGAGGAAAAGGCGCTGCAGGCGTCCGACACTCACCCTTCCCTCTTCCTCAAGACCAAGCTTCCAGAAGCAGTCTCGTACCTCAACAGCATTGCCCAAGTGGAGCACGGCGTTCAACTCGGCAAGGCTTACGTGTACCTCAACAGCGGGGCCGTCAACGTGCTGCAGCCCAAGCTGTCAAAGGAGCACAAGCGATACGTTTGGATCGGCCAGCGTGCACGTACTCAACTTGCACGTCAGCGCCTTGAACGGAAGAGAGCGGATCTTGCAGCTGCCATCGCAAAAGCAAaggctgaggctgaggcGAAGCGGTTACATGAGGAGGCTGAGGCCAAGGCCCGTGCCGAGGCTGAAGCTCGGGCCAAGGCGGAGGcagaggccaaggccaaggcggaggccgaggccaaggtccGAGCAGAGGCTGAGGCCAAGGCACGCGCCGAGGCAGAAGCTCGTGCTGccgcggaggcggaggcgcgaGCGGTGGcagccgaggaggcgcgccgcaAGGCGGAGGCTGAGGAGAAGATTCGCCGAGCCGCacaggaggagcagcagcgacagtTAGCTGAAGCGCGTGAGCGTGCCATCGCCGAGGGACACGAGAAGAATgcgcaggccgaggcacgacgacgagccgaggcGGAGACGCAGGCTAAGCTGTTCGACAAGGGACCAGGAGCGGCATCATATGCCattcccgccgccgccgcggctgttgctgctgctgctgccggcgcggcggcagtgtcCTCGCGTTCGAGAAAGCCGGTTCCTCCGTCATCATCACTGCCTTATCTCGCGGACGACGCGTTTGCGGACGCTCCAGAGGAGCCACATGTGGAGCCATCGGCGTTGGCATACCTCGACCAGGCGGAGGTGCCTACCACACCCGCCGAGAAGCAGGTGACGCCGAACAGCACCGGCTCATCGACAAGCGCGCGGTCACAGTCGTCTGCTCGCTACCGTCGCGGctccacgagctcgacgacggcgacttcCGCCCAGGCCatcagcgacgccgagaaggacacGTCTGTCTCTGCCatcgtggtcgacgaggacgacaacgacgagctcgtgacGGACGACACAGAGTCCACCGTTGGCCCCGCTGTGCCTGGCAAGCCGTCCCCGAGCTCGTGGAAGTCGAGCCAGCGCAAGAACACCAAGCCTCGCATGAGTAGCGACAAGGAGTTGCCCGCACTCCCGGACACACCGACCAAGGCGCCGAGCAAGCCAGTGGAGAACCCCCCTTCGCCGACGATCACCAAGGCGGCCTTAACCACACCAGTCAAGGTTGCTGAGACACCAGTCAAGGTTGCTGTTTCACCGAGCACCGCTGCCACGCCGCTGCGGACGCCGAAATCCGAGTCTGACGGCCCCGGTTCTGCTGTTATCACCAGACCCAGCCCCAGAGGCGTCTTGACGCCGTCTGGCAGATCGATCaactcgccgagcgccgcacTGCCCTCAGCGAGCCCACCGGCTTTGGCGCCGCTCGCACCGCTCAACTACTCCCTGCGTGCGCTGTCGCCAAACGGCAACATCCACATGGTCACTCCCCCACCCAACCTGTGGAAGCCGCTCCCTCTGCGCCCCAACACCAAGCGTGAGAGGCGGCGGTCGCTCCTCATCGACCGGGGCGTGGAGCAGGTGATTGTTGACGGCCTTGTCACCCGCCTTGTGCGCCCGACGGAGGACCTTGCCGttgcagccgcagcggccatGCTGCTTGCACTCTCCATCACGAGGCTGTTCGAGCTCGGTGAAGACTCGTTGGGGCAGCATGTCGCATCCCAGATTGTGCGCACGGTCTGGTGGAGCATCAAGGATGTCGACACAATGCCGCCGCTCAAGGAGGTGTGGTGGCACGCCGTgctggcgagctcgacggtCCGACTGCTTCCCGAGGATGTGGCCGGCCGTACCGAGCTCCCGGGCTTGATCCGGAGTGTCACCTCGCGCATTTTGGTGCACCCTGCGCTGATAAACGCTGCGGGCTTCAACCAGCGCGTCATCCTCGAGTGTGAGACTGAGCGTCTGGAGCCAGGACTCGACAGGCTATGGAGCAGCCTTGACCAGCTCCCCCAAGACTTGATGGACGGAAGTGCGCTTGTGTCGGTCGAGCGCTCGTTCCTGGAGGTGGTAGGCAACGTCGTCAAGATGCCTAAGCTCGACCCGAAGCACGGCCTGCTGATCAAGGAGGGCCTTGGTATTGTATCAG ATTGGCGCCTCACGCACAGCATCCCGTCCCAAACGTTTGAGGCGTTTGCCAAGATGCTGTTCGAGGACctgacctcgagctcg CCAAGCCCCGAGTTccagcacgccctcgcccagctgCGTCGCAGCACAAAGTACAAAAACACCAAGCAggcggccgacctcgcgctgcagcgcctcatgcccgacgcgccgttcgactcgatgacgccgaggctcgaggccgcgctgggcgccTACCTCAACACGATTACGCCGCCAgtcgatgtcgacgacgcggcgaacCACTTCCCCGGCAAGATTTTAGCGACCGTGCTGCCGTGGCTGCGTGCTGCGGCTGCGTAG
- the myo52_1 gene encoding Myosin-52 — protein sequence MSLTSIASAATPDDLASLEDQTSETLTTALAQHFNRKQVYVRCGPVTVRLLLVFPLIADPLQIALNPNDPDMGIYTEQVRRQFAEAVVDASDTHVYGTAEQALRSLSAEGSQNQTIVITGESGSGKTVTCGHILQYLWERGQVQHSLPTLLSDIEVVLGAFGNAPTSHNQNSSRYAKLVNVHFDPSNTKVVGTSISASLLELGRVTAAPDATFHILRHVANDDKAELAPIDAALKSFGLEPETQEQVWSILRGIRHLVDGEQGPDKDSVGRAADALGLKRYALSRALSHRSVRGIATARSPEEVVAARYGLVRTLYGRLFEWLVSLINTTLKATFAKLDHAEEGVPTKDITVVDIFGFEQFGTNTLSQFLINWANEHLLQALYSVVLHRQREEYVADGIAMGEAPNLPSCTATLQEIARCLNDASKIRTAAAGQSVQAFEVNLSKLKLDGLTAHGVGDFIVDHYAGQVRYTTTDFTSANAERVDTTIDSLLALSTTPLVIELAKAGEIDRRGAIPTIAASFSTSLKSLNDQLSSTQTRYIHCIKPNKLAEKWRFDQELVTQQVTACGIVQVARFARDCGPHRLDHSYFVQRFGPLLAPIVEEKALQASDTHPSLFLKTKLPEAVSYLNSIAQVEHGVQLGKAYVYLNSGAVNVLQPKLSKEHKRYVWIGQRARTQLARQRLERKRADLAAAIAKAKAEAEAKRLHEEAEAKARAEAEARAKAEAEAKAKAEAEAKVRAEAEAKARAEAEARAAAEAEARAVAAEEARRKAEAEEKIRRAAQEEQQRQLAEARERAIAEGHEKNAQAEARRRAEAETQAKLFDKGPGAASYAIPAAAAAVAAAAAGAAAVSSRSRKPVPPSSSLPYLADDAFADAPEEPHVEPSALAYLDQAEVPTTPAEKQVTPNSTGSSTSARSQSSARYRRGSTSSTTATSAQAISDAEKDTSVSAIVVDEDDNDELVTDDTESTVGPAVPGKPSPSSWKSSQRKNTKPRMSSDKELPALPDTPTKAPSKPVENPPSPTITKAALTTPVKVAETPVKVAVSPSTAATPLRTPKSESDGPGSAVITRPSPRGVLTPSGRSINSPSAALPSASPPALAPLAPLNYSLRALSPNGNIHMVTPPPNLWKPLPLRPNTKRERRRSLLIDRGVEQVIVDGLVTRLVRPTEDLAVAAAAAMLLALSITRLFELGEDSLGQHVASQIVRTVWWSIKDVDTMPPLKEVWWHAVLASSTVRLLPEDVAGRTELPGLIRSVTSRILVHPALINAAGFNQRVILECETERLEPGLDRLWSSLDQLPQDLMDGSALVSVERSFLEVVGNVVKMPKLDPKHGLLIKEGLGIVSDWRLTHSIPSQTFEAFAKMLFEDLTSSSPSPEFQHALAQLRRSTKYKNTKQAADLALQRLMPDAPFDSMTPRLEAALGAYLNTITPPVDVDDAANHFPGKILATVLPWLRAAAA from the exons ATGTCGTTGACGTCTATCGCGTCGGCAGCCACGCCAGACGACTTGGCGTCCCTCGAGGACCAGACAAGTG AAACACTCACTACGGCCCTCGCACAGCACTTTAACAGAAAACAGGTCTACGTCCGCTGTGGTCCCGTCACTGTGCGTCTGCTGCTCGTTTTCCCTCTGATAGCTGACCCTCTCCAGATCGCGCTGAACCCCAACGACCCCGATATGGGCATCT ATACCGAGCAGGTCCGAAGACAgttcgccgaggccgtcgtcgacgccagcgacaCGCACGTGTACGGCACGGCGGAGCAGGCGCTGCGCAGTCTGAGCGCCGAGGGGAGCCAGAACCAGACGATTGTGATCACTGGCGAAAG TGGATCTGGAAAGACAGTCACCTGCGGACATATCCTCCAGTACCTGTGGGAGCGGGGCCAGGTGCAGCACTCGCTCCCGACATTACTGAGCGACATTGAggtggtgctcggcgcgttcgGCAACGCGCCAACAAGCCATAACCAGAACTCGAGTCGCTACGCAAAGCTCGTCAAC GTACACTTCGACCCGAGCAACACCAAGGTGGTGGGCACGTCCATCTCCGCCTCTCTACTCGAGCTGGGTCGCGTGACGGCCGCGCCGGACGCGACGTTCCACATCTTGCGACAcgtcgccaacgacgacaaggccgagcttgcgcccatcgacgccgcgctcaagtCGTTCGGGCTGGAGCCCGAGACACAGGAGCAGGTGTGGTCGATCCTCCGCGGTATCCGGCACCTggtcgatggcgagcaaGGCCCAGATAAGGACTCTGTTGGGCgggcggccgacgcgctgggATTAAAGCGCTATGCGCTGAGCCGCGCGCTCAGCCACCGCTCCGTGCGTGGTATTGCTACGGCGCGTAGTCCCGAGGAggtggtcgcggcgcggTATGGCCTTGTGCGGACACTCTACGGCCGTCTGTTCGAG TGGCTCGTGTCGCTCATCAACACGACGCTCAAGGCGACCTTTGCTAAACTCGACCACGCAGAGGAGGGTGTCCCAACCAAGGACATCACTGTCGTCGACATT TTCGGTTTTGAGCAGTTTGGCACGAACACGCTGTCGCAGTTCCTGATCAACTGGGCCAACGAGCATCTGCTGCAAGCT CTCTACAGCGTTGTCCTTCACCGTCAACGCGAGGAGTACGTTGCCGACGGCATTGCCATGGGCGAGGCACCCAACCTGCCAAGCTGCACGGCCACGCTGCAGGAGATTGCACGCTGCCTCAACGACGCGAGCAAGATccgcaccgcggcggcgggtcaGAGTGTCCAGGCGTTCGAGGTCAACCTGTCGAAGTTGAAGCTCGATGGCCTGACGGCACACGGCGTGGGCGACTTTATTGTCGACCACTATGCTGGCCAGGTTCGGTACACGACCACGGACTTCACCTCAGCCAACGCTGAGCGCGTAGACACAACTATTGACTCATTGCTCGCTCTCTCCACCACACCACTTGTCATCGAactcgccaaggccggcgagattgaccgccgcggcgcgatcCCCACCATCGCGGCTTCATTCTCCACATCGCTCAAGTCGCTCAATGACCAGCTATCGTCCACTCAGACCCGTTACATCCACTGCATCAAGCCAAACAAGCTGGCGGAGAAGTGGAGATTTGACCAGGAGCTCGTCACGCAGCAGGTGACTGCCTGTGGTATTGTCCAGGTCGCCCGCTTCGCCCGCGATTGCGGCCCACATCGCCTCGACCACTCCTACTTTGTCCAGAGATTTGGCCCGCTTCTTGCGCCGATTGTCGAGGAAAAGGCGCTGCAGGCGTCCGACACTCACCCTTCCCTCTTCCTCAAGACCAAGCTTCCAGAAGCAGTCTCGTACCTCAACAGCATTGCCCAAGTGGAGCACGGCGTTCAACTCGGCAAGGCTTACGTGTACCTCAACAGCGGGGCCGTCAACGTGCTGCAGCCCAAGCTGTCAAAGGAGCACAAGCGATACGTTTGGATCGGCCAGCGTGCACGTACTCAACTTGCACGTCAGCGCCTTGAACGGAAGAGAGCGGATCTTGCAGCTGCCATCGCAAAAGCAAaggctgaggctgaggcGAAGCGGTTACATGAGGAGGCTGAGGCCAAGGCCCGTGCCGAGGCTGAAGCTCGGGCCAAGGCGGAGGcagaggccaaggccaaggcggaggccgaggccaaggtccGAGCAGAGGCTGAGGCCAAGGCACGCGCCGAGGCAGAAGCTCGTGCTGccgcggaggcggaggcgcgaGCGGTGGcagccgaggaggcgcgccgcaAGGCGGAGGCTGAGGAGAAGATTCGCCGAGCCGCacaggaggagcagcagcgacagtTAGCTGAAGCGCGTGAGCGTGCCATCGCCGAGGGACACGAGAAGAATgcgcaggccgaggcacgacgacgagccgaggcGGAGACGCAGGCTAAGCTGTTCGACAAGGGACCAGGAGCGGCATCATATGCCattcccgccgccgccgcggctgttgctgctgctgctgccggcgcggcggcagtgtcCTCGCGTTCGAGAAAGCCGGTTCCTCCGTCATCATCACTGCCTTATCTCGCGGACGACGCGTTTGCGGACGCTCCAGAGGAGCCACATGTGGAGCCATCGGCGTTGGCATACCTCGACCAGGCGGAGGTGCCTACCACACCCGCCGAGAAGCAGGTGACGCCGAACAGCACCGGCTCATCGACAAGCGCGCGGTCACAGTCGTCTGCTCGCTACCGTCGCGGctccacgagctcgacgacggcgacttcCGCCCAGGCCatcagcgacgccgagaaggacacGTCTGTCTCTGCCatcgtggtcgacgaggacgacaacgacgagctcgtgacGGACGACACAGAGTCCACCGTTGGCCCCGCTGTGCCTGGCAAGCCGTCCCCGAGCTCGTGGAAGTCGAGCCAGCGCAAGAACACCAAGCCTCGCATGAGTAGCGACAAGGAGTTGCCCGCACTCCCGGACACACCGACCAAGGCGCCGAGCAAGCCAGTGGAGAACCCCCCTTCGCCGACGATCACCAAGGCGGCCTTAACCACACCAGTCAAGGTTGCTGAGACACCAGTCAAGGTTGCTGTTTCACCGAGCACCGCTGCCACGCCGCTGCGGACGCCGAAATCCGAGTCTGACGGCCCCGGTTCTGCTGTTATCACCAGACCCAGCCCCAGAGGCGTCTTGACGCCGTCTGGCAGATCGATCaactcgccgagcgccgcacTGCCCTCAGCGAGCCCACCGGCTTTGGCGCCGCTCGCACCGCTCAACTACTCCCTGCGTGCGCTGTCGCCAAACGGCAACATCCACATGGTCACTCCCCCACCCAACCTGTGGAAGCCGCTCCCTCTGCGCCCCAACACCAAGCGTGAGAGGCGGCGGTCGCTCCTCATCGACCGGGGCGTGGAGCAGGTGATTGTTGACGGCCTTGTCACCCGCCTTGTGCGCCCGACGGAGGACCTTGCCGttgcagccgcagcggccatGCTGCTTGCACTCTCCATCACGAGGCTGTTCGAGCTCGGTGAAGACTCGTTGGGGCAGCATGTCGCATCCCAGATTGTGCGCACGGTCTGGTGGAGCATCAAGGATGTCGACACAATGCCGCCGCTCAAGGAGGTGTGGTGGCACGCCGTgctggcgagctcgacggtCCGACTGCTTCCCGAGGATGTGGCCGGCCGTACCGAGCTCCCGGGCTTGATCCGGAGTGTCACCTCGCGCATTTTGGTGCACCCTGCGCTGATAAACGCTGCGGGCTTCAACCAGCGCGTCATCCTCGAGTGTGAGACTGAGCGTCTGGAGCCAGGACTCGACAGGCTATGGAGCAGCCTTGACCAGCTCCCCCAAGACTTGATGGACGGAAGTGCGCTTGTGTCGGTCGAGCGCTCGTTCCTGGAGGTGGTAGGCAACGTCGTCAAGATGCCTAAGCTCGACCCGAAGCACGGCCTGCTGATCAAGGAGGGCCTTGGTATTGTATCAG ATTGGCGCCTCACGCACAGCATCCCGTCCCAAACGTTTGAGGCGTTTGCCAAGATGCTGTTCGAGGACctgacctcgagctcg CCAAGCCCCGAGTTccagcacgccctcgcccagctgCGTCGCAGCACAAAGTACAAAAACACCAAGCAggcggccgacctcgcgctgcagcgcctcatgcccgacgcgccgttcgactcgatgacgccgaggctcgaggccgcgctgggcgccTACCTCAACACGATTACGCCGCCAgtcgatgtcgacgacgcggcgaacCACTTCCCCGGCAAGATTTTAGCGACCGTGCTGCCGTGGCTGCGTGCTGCGGCTGCGTAG